The Eleginops maclovinus isolate JMC-PN-2008 ecotype Puerto Natales chromosome 10, JC_Emac_rtc_rv5, whole genome shotgun sequence nucleotide sequence ttggatgcaactctgcattctttctcctccaaacacgacgagttgagtttttaccaaaaagttctattttggtttcttctgaccatatgacattctcccaatcctcttctggatcatccaaatgccctctggcaaacttcagacgggcctggacatgtactggcttaagcagggggacacgtctggaactgcaggatttaagtccctggcggcgtagtgtgttactgatggtagcctctgttactttggtcccagctctctgcaggtcattcactaggtccccccgtgtggttctgggatttttgctcaccgttcttgtgatcattttgaccccacggggtgagatcttgcgtggagccccagatcgagggagattagcagtggtcttgtatgtcttccattttctaataattgctcccacagttgatttcttcacaccaagctgcttacctattgcagattcagttttcccagcctgatgcaggtctacaattttgtctctggtctcctttgacagctctttggtcttggccatagtggagtttggagtatgactgtttgaggttgtggacaggtgtcttttatactgataacgagttcaaaaaggtgccattaatacaggtaacgagtggaggacagaggagcctcttaaagaagaagttacaggcctgtgagagccagaaatcttgcttgtttgtaggtgaccaaatacttattttaccgaggaatttaccaattaattctttaaaaatcctacaatgtgatttcctggatttttttttctcattctgtctctcatagttgaggtatacctatgataaaaattacaggcctctctcatctttttaaatgggagaacttgcacaattggtggctgactaaatacttttttgccccactgtatgtcctTGTTTGATTGGGTAATATGTTTAGCCTTTATAATTTCGAGTGCTTAAAGAAAGCATATGGTTGATTTGGTGATTCATTCATGAACATAATAGTACTCTGGAATCCTCTTAATTACATCTCTCATTATGTTAAATAACTTCATTAATAAttattactttactttaatCGCTTAATGGACAATCCACTTTAAAGTTCTACTTGGAAATAGTTCCCCtggtttttaatttagttttcatatttgttattcatttataatttttcttcttcttgtacATCTATTTCTACTGGTACTTTTTCTTCTACTAgctacttcttcttcttatgaatattattattatcgtaATTTGTTATGATGATTTGATGCTGAATCTCAAGGGGTTATTCCTAATTAACACAAAACATCTTATTCATTTCAATTTTGTTTCGACCTTTAGGCCAAAAAGACGAAAGATGGCAGACAAGGTTCTCCCACAGAGGGTAAGAAGGTTTTGACCCTCTGAATCGTACTAGATGGATTCAGTTTAATCACAGTCGGCTGTATTCCCTTGATATTAACGCTGTCGGCTCTTCAGATCAGAGACCTGGTCCCAGAGTCCCAGGCCTACATGGATCTCTTGGCCTTTGAGAGGAAACTGGACCAGACCATCGCCCGAAAGCGTATGGAGATCCAGGAAGCCATCAAGAAGCCCATTATGGTACCTTGTCACTAGACTGAATTGTCAAAAACTTTACAAAATGAAGGGGATATTTTATAAGGTATTCAGGCTCTAGTAAGTGTTGCTTATTCAGAAATGTAGcgttaaaaagaaagaaagctcgACTTCGTAAGCATAATATCCTGTGAGTCCCTCTTCTCAGGAAAGTTGTTAATCTGAATCAGTTGTGGAAATATAACATAGAGAGGGAAAAACAGAATACGACAAATGACTGTTGGAGAAAATGTAGCATATAAATCGTATGACAAAGCAAAAAATTGTAACGTCTTGATTAACTAAtccatgacttcctgttttgttgAAGGTCTGCCTTTAACGATTACAACGTGTTGAATTTATCATGGTTCATTTATGTTTGaacaacagtttttatttgagtttctGATTCATCTGCTTGTTCATCTCTATGACACAGCAAAAACGCAAGCTGAGGATCTACATTTCTAACACGTACACCCCCAGCAAGCCGGAGGGCGAGGAGGCAGAGAAAGTGTCCTCCTGGGAACTGAGAGTGGAGGGAAAACTTCTAGAGGAAGTACGTGAGAAACTCTCTTCATTTGAATCTCCTCGCTCTGTGTCGCCATCGTCCAACTGTGTTCCGAGTCCTAAGTATTTCATTCTGTGTTAGTCTGTTTCTGAAATGTCTCCCAGCTCTGGTTGGCCTGTGTCCTTGGCTCAGACCATGCAACCAGATGTGTGTTTACAGCTCTCCCCACTCCactccacaacacacacacacactcacacacacacacacacacacacacacacacacacacacacacacacacacacacacacacacacacacacacacacacacacacacacacacaatctcatgTTCCCCTTTTGAAACAAGGAATTGAAACCACTGGCCGTTACATACCATGAGTTGACAagcctcccctccctccatcaATTCCAGCACATTGTGTCATCTGGGGCCACATGAAGgaggcttttgttttttcagttaaTTTTTCTCCACTGGCTCATTTGGTTTGGGCATGCGTAGGAGTAGTACATGGAGTAACAGAAAAGGGATACGAGGGAAGGAGTTGTGCAAACAGCACTTTGGAGAGGCCTGGggaaaaacagctttttataGTTGTCCACAGCTTTGTGCTTCAACACCCCCAATGTGGTCAGAGCTAAACAATGCAGCTGCACACAGCACAATAAGAAGACATAGACAGATAACAATCATGCTGCCCTATCTTTTCACACCATATGCACTTTTTGTTTTCTAGACTGGCAAGCAGAAGCGGAAGTTCTCATCTTTCTTCAAAAGCCTGGTGATTGAGCTTGATAAGGAGCTCTATGGACCTGACAATCACCTGGTAGAGGTATGGCATCATTTAACAGGCATTTCATGCAACCATCTCACAAACTCCAAGGGACGCAAACACCAAAATCTTCGGAGAATATTATTGGTTCACTACCCCTACCACAATGTTTTTAGCCTGGTCACAAAGTGTAGCTGGAATCATTCAATATTTTGATGAATTCCTTTTATAAGAGTTGTTGATTCTGGAAAAATTAAATCCCATTATGTCTATGCCGTGTTTGAAGTATTATAATAACTTAATAAAGTTTAagctttttaaagtttaaaatgttttacttaatcCTTCAGTGGCACAGAATGCCCACCACTCAGGAAACGGATGGCTTCCAGGTCAAAAGGCCTGGCGATGTGAATGTGAAATGCACCCTGCTGCTCATGCTCGACCACCAGGTACCACTTACTTGCTAAATTACAACATGTTTGAATGGTATGACTTGCCACCTTTTCTTAAACTGCCAATTTCTCTGCttcattctccttttttttcagccCCCTCAGTACAAACTGGACCCGCGGTTGGCTCGTCTGCTCGGTGTTCACACACAGACGCGGGCCAGCATTATGCAGGCTCTTTGGCTCTACATCAAGAACAACAAGCTGCAGGACTGTCATGAGAAGGAGTTCATCAACTGCAACCGCTACTTCAGACAGGTAATGGAAACATCTCGAGATGTGCCAACCATCACAATGCTAGCTCAACTTTTCTAAGTGTTGCTTTGATATGCTTTCACATTGGGTGagtaatgttttgttaaatgtgcaGAACTCCACAGATGTTGAAGGTATTCTCCACATCAAACTAGAATTTCATACAGAGAATTACCATGATTCATGCCAGATGTAGGATTTGTAACATGATTTGTAATTTGATGgcatgatttattcatttaaaatatagatTTATGCATACAATGACCTTATTGGTTTCCTCATTCAGCTATTTATACGGTCAAAATAACTTGTAGATTTATTTGGTAcgaaaaaactaaatatctcAAATCCCTCATACTACATTTGATGACGTATATATGACTATTTTAATGCTTGAAGATTACAAAACTTTACCTTCAGCCTGTAAAATATATGATGTTTTCTAACCAAATGCTGTGCAGATCTTCGGCTGTCCCCGCATGAGGTTCTCTGAGATTCCCATGAAACTGGCGGGCCTGCTGCAGCACCCTGACCCCATCATTATCAATCACATGATAAGGTATGAGTGTGTGGatcattcttcttctttctgtgtttgttcatgtgtgagtgtgaaatCACCAGTGTTTTAAGGATCTCATTAATTATACAGAATCTTCCAAAGTCTTTGAAGAAGTTTTGGCTCACGATCTTTTTAAACTAGCATGCTTTTAAATgacctgttgttgtttttaaagcctcATGGTTTAAGCCATAAATGCCATTTTGCTGTGCTTATACAAGTTTGCACCAACATCAGTCTTGACTGCAGTTCATAATTGTCTCCTTATGTCTCTATTCCCATGACATAGTTCTTCTGCCTTGGAGGTGCtattatcttcattaaggagggaCAGCCTGTGTTTCCTGAGCTTTGTTGTTAACCATACtgtacaagctcatgctgacctaagataggttttattgttttgggacAGCATATTCtattgacctagatgacagtttgaGTTAGACGTAGTGTCCGCTGTTATTTAGTCTGTCGCTTGAAGAATGTTGTttacccatttggaactagttaaaacctcttcttACAGATAGggatcttcagaattggtcggacaaccgctctgtcaactcgtagatgcagcaaatgtcttgtcaattctccggccgttaacttcataataaaccttcagtgcttgccatcaaagttccagctgtCCACGCTCTcagtttcgtctccattgcttcagaagtttccatcacactgTGTATGCCTCTCTGTTGTGCAGTGTGGACCCCACGGATCAGAAGAAGACAGCATGCTATGACATTGATGTGGAGGTGGATGACCCACTGAAGGGCCAAATGAACAGTTTCCTGTCCTCTACAACCAACCAACAGGAAATTGCTGCGCTGGAGGTGAAGGTAAGGCCTGCCAGTGAACCACAAAGGGCATGCATCTCCCAGTTATTTAGGAGAATTGTAAAAAAAGTTTGCATTTTTaggtttaaatattttgtgtttactGATGTATTGCCCTGTTTGCTGCAGATTCATGAAACGATTGAGTACATCAACCAGCTGAAGACTGAGAGGGACTTCATGCTGAGCTTCAGCAATAAACCTCAGGACTTCATCCAAGACTGGCTCAAGTCTCAGTGCAGAGATCTGAAGGTGAACATATGGTCCCTACACTgattactgtatgtgtttattaaCAGGAGGAGTTTCATTACACATAGCACTTCTAATTGCATTGCAGTCATTTGCAGATTAGTTTTCTCAAATTAGCGACTTAAATGCCTCGACTGCCTAAGTAAACTGTAATTCAaccttatttttttgttttcagaagtactttatttatcctaaactgggaaatgtttgaaatTTCATGAAATTGCAGTACCTCATGTacaatgttctcttttttttgtcagttgATGACTGATGTGACAGGAAAcccagaggaggagaggaggactgAGTTCTACGAGGGGCCCTGGGTAC carries:
- the smarcd2 gene encoding SWI/SNF-related matrix-associated actin-dependent regulator of chromatin subfamily D member 2 — protein: MASRGGGGFTPMGLNVNPMNVGHAAGMRMPGMPQPPGGYSRSMNNVPQYPQRQGMPSNRVGGPMGSMGGQLPGPSYGSGNMSMRQGMGPPGMDASRKRFLHMHQQQQQQEALGGLRRGPKRRKMADKVLPQRIRDLVPESQAYMDLLAFERKLDQTIARKRMEIQEAIKKPIMQKRKLRIYISNTYTPSKPEGEEAEKVSSWELRVEGKLLEETGKQKRKFSSFFKSLVIELDKELYGPDNHLVEWHRMPTTQETDGFQVKRPGDVNVKCTLLLMLDHQPPQYKLDPRLARLLGVHTQTRASIMQALWLYIKNNKLQDCHEKEFINCNRYFRQIFGCPRMRFSEIPMKLAGLLQHPDPIIINHMISVDPTDQKKTACYDIDVEVDDPLKGQMNSFLSSTTNQQEIAALEVKIHETIEYINQLKTERDFMLSFSNKPQDFIQDWLKSQCRDLKLMTDVTGNPEEERRTEFYEGPWVPEAVGRYIYSKVQQRRQDLEQVLGIRLT